A genomic stretch from Octopus sinensis linkage group LG14, ASM634580v1, whole genome shotgun sequence includes:
- the LOC115219311 gene encoding histone-lysine N-methyltransferase SETMAR-like produces MTLEDEKGRGRACSLNNEQFVGRNPRKSVREMSQALSVGVATVSRSLQKIGTVKKLDKLVPHELNENQKVRHLEVCSMFYLRNTNDPFLDRIVTCDEKWTLYDSCKR; encoded by the coding sequence ATGACTCTTGAAGATGAAAAAGGTAGAGGACGGGCATGCAGTCTTAACAATGAACAATTTGTTGGACGAAACCCACGTaaaagtgtcagagaaatgtctcaggcaCTTAGTGTCGGTGTTGCAACGGTCTCACGTAGCCTGCAGAAGATTGGTACGGTGAAAAAGCTTGATAAATTGGTACCGCATGAGCTCAACGAAAACCAAAAAGTTCGGCATCTTGAAGTGTGCTCGATGTTCTATCTGCGAAACACCAATGATCCTTTTCTTGACCGAATAGtcacttgtgatgaaaagtggaccCTTTATGATAGCTGTAAACGATAG